A stretch of Lactiplantibacillus brownii DNA encodes these proteins:
- a CDS encoding response regulator transcription factor: MKLLMIEDNKSVSEMMAMFFKKEQWDAHFAYDGNEAVSMFKEDVDSWDMITLDLNLPGKDGMAVSADIRKASPTVPIIMLTARDSESDQVLGLEMGADDYVTKPFSPITLIARIKALHRRADLGKATPTEVGDDAVSDFDVQTDHFKLNTKTREAYLAGQQIEDLTPKEFDLLKTLAQKPRQVFSREQLLQLVWDYEYYGDERTVDAHIKKLRQKIEKAGPQIIQTVWGVGYKFDDSGVDAK; encoded by the coding sequence ATGAAATTATTAATGATTGAAGACAATAAATCTGTCTCTGAAATGATGGCAATGTTTTTTAAGAAAGAACAATGGGATGCTCATTTTGCCTATGATGGGAATGAAGCTGTTTCGATGTTTAAAGAAGACGTCGATAGTTGGGACATGATTACGTTGGACCTCAACTTGCCTGGTAAAGATGGTATGGCGGTTAGTGCAGATATTCGCAAGGCATCACCAACTGTACCAATTATTATGTTGACTGCTCGAGATTCTGAAAGTGATCAAGTTTTAGGCTTGGAAATGGGTGCGGATGATTATGTGACCAAGCCATTTTCACCAATTACTTTGATTGCACGGATCAAAGCGTTGCATCGGCGGGCCGATTTAGGTAAGGCGACACCGACCGAAGTTGGTGATGATGCCGTCAGTGATTTCGATGTGCAAACCGATCATTTTAAATTGAATACTAAGACACGTGAAGCCTATTTGGCTGGTCAACAAATTGAAGATTTAACACCCAAGGAATTTGATTTGTTAAAGACGTTAGCGCAAAAGCCGCGCCAAGTCTTCTCCAGAGAGCAGTTGCTCCAATTAGTCTGGGATTATGAATACTACGGTGATGAACGGACCGTGGATGCACATATCAAAAAGTTACGGCAGAAAATCGAAAAAGCTGGTCCTCAAATCATTCAAACGGTCTGGGGGGTTGGATACAAGTTCGATGATAGTGGAGTTGACGCT